One Hordeum vulgare subsp. vulgare chromosome 4H, MorexV3_pseudomolecules_assembly, whole genome shotgun sequence DNA window includes the following coding sequences:
- the LOC123451227 gene encoding BURP domain-containing protein 12-like — MASPPRPVLATQPLLLLLLLLLRNAAGAAAASSSVNPFTAKAAFIRYWNRKVPNNRPHPAFFVSKLSPLPAADAASFPSSLPAITARLPTLCSKAALLCPSSDVSSLADRKGQFKSYSNANFTNYGSGAGAGTDGFSSYSPDVNVAGDSFRRYGRDSSARADSFATYEANGNVVTANFTSYAGGATGGSGSFSAYAADTNVPESQFTNYDAGANGRARGFTSYSQEANHGENSFAGYGKSGNSLRETFTSYGGDTNTLTSGFANYGESANGATDTFTGYGVEANVPKNTFRSYGAGGNAGVDTFKGYRGDANVGDDSFASYAKGANGGAAEFQSYGGSANQGSVAFKGYGEGTNRNHHIGFKQYARDNTTFKGYAKTGVDFKEYHNTSATVSPEETTSEHRHMKWSPEPGKFFRERELVAGNRMPMPDIRDKMPPRAFLPRDIARKIPFEPNAVSEVFRVPLDTAMGKAVASTVAECERVPSRGETKRCATSAEDIVDFAVEMLGSDIVVHSTASTAGSGADIRLGNVTGVHGGKVTRPVSCHQSLFPYLVYYCHSVPKARVYEAEITAADSGQKINHGVAICHLDTSDWSPAHGAFVALGGKPGKIEVCHWIFEGDMTWTVAD, encoded by the coding sequence ATGGCTTCTCCTCCCCGCCCCGTCCTCGCCACGcagccgctcctcctcctcctgctgctgctgctccgcaATGCTGCCGGTGCCGCGGCCGCGTCGTCCTCGGTGAACCCGTTCACGGCGAAGGCGGCCTTCATCCGGTACTGGAACCGCAAGGTGCCCAACAATCGCCCCCACCCTGCCTTCTTCGTCTCCAAGCTCTCCCCGCTGCCCGCCGCGGACGCTGCGTCCTTCCCCTCCTCGCTCCCCGCCATCACCGCCCGCCTGCCCACACTCTGCTCCAAGGCTGCCCTGCTCTGCCCATCCTCTGATGTGTCGTCGCTGGCGGACCGGAAGGGCCAGTTCAAGAGCTACAGCAACGCCAACTTCACCAACtacggctccggcgctggcgccgGCACCGACGGGTTCAGCAGCTACTCCCCGGACGTCAACGTCGCCGGCGACTCGTTCCGCCGCTACGGCCGGGACTCGTCGGCGCGGGCCGACTCCTTCGCCACCTACGAGGCCAACGGCAACGTCGTCACCGCCAACTTCACCTCCTACGCCGGTGGCGCCACTGGCGGGTCGGGCTCCTTCTCTGCCTACGCCGCGGACACCAACGTCCCGGAATCCCAGTTCACCAACTACGACGCCGGGGCCAATGGCCGGGCACGCGGGTTCACGTCCTACTCCCAGGAGGCCAACCACGGGGAGAACAGCTTCGCCGGCTATGGCAAGAGCGGCAACAGCCTGCGGGAGACCTTCACCTCGTACGGCGGAGACACCAACACCCTCACCTCCGGCTTCGCCAACTACGGCGAGTCCGCCAACGGCGCCACCGACACCTTCACGGGATACGGTGTCGAGGCGAACGTACCCAAGAACACGTTCCGGAGCTACGGTGCCGGCGGCAATGCCGGAGTGGACACGTTCAAGGGGTACCGCGGTGACGCCAATGTCGGGGACGACAGCTTCGCCTCCTACGCCAAGGGTGCCAACGGCGGGGCCGCCGAGTTCCAGAGCTACGGTGGCTCCGCCAACCAGGGGAGCGTCGCCTTCAAAGGCTACGGCGAAGGCACCAACCGCAACCACCACATCGGGTTCAAGCAGTACGCCAGAGACAACACCACATTCAAGGGGTACGCCAAGACGGGTGTCGACTTCAAGGAGTATCACAACACATCGGCCACAGTGTCGCCGGAGGAAACCACATCCGAGCATCGGCATATGAAGTGGTCTCCAGAGCCAGGCAAGTTCTTCAGGGAGAGGGAGCTGGTGGCCGGGAACCGAATGCCCATGCCGGACATCAGGGACAAGATGCCACCCAGGGCATTCCTGCCGAGAGACATTGCCCGGAAGATACCATTCGAGCCGAACGCCGTGTCAGAGGTCTTCAGGGTGCCTCTGGACACGGCGATGGGCAAGGCGGTGGCATCCACGGTAGCCGAGTGCGAGCGCGTGCCCAGCCGGGGCGAGACCAAGAGGTGCGCGACCTCAGCGGAAGACATTGTCGACTTTGCTGTCGAGATGCTAGGCAGTGACATTGTTGTGCACAGCACGGCCTCCACGGCGGGCAGCGGCGCGGACATCAGGCTGGGCAATGTCACCGGAGTCCACGGTGGCAAGGTGACACGGCCCGTGTCATGTCACCAGAGCCTGTTCCCGTACCTGGTGTACTACTGCCACTCAGTGCCCAAGGCCCGGGTGTACGAGGCCGAGATCACCGCCGCCGACTCGGGTCAGAAGATCAATCACGGGGTGGCCATCTGTCACCTTGACACTTCTGACTGGAGCCCGGCTCATGGAGCGTTCGTCGCCCTTGGTGGTAAACCCGGCAAAATAGAGGTTTGCCATTGGATCTTTGAGGGCGACATGACATGGACAGTCGCAGATTGA